From a single Brassica rapa cultivar Chiifu-401-42 chromosome A01, CAAS_Brap_v3.01, whole genome shotgun sequence genomic region:
- the LOC103849860 gene encoding potassium transporter 4, producing the protein MEYYSGVSPPRNPSQLSWAGNLILAYQSFGVVYGDLCTSPLYVFPNTFIGKLHKQHHDEEAVFGVFSLIFWTLTLIPLLKYLLVLLNAHDNGQGGTFALYSLLCRHAKLSLLPNQQAADEELSSYKSDPSTDTATSSHFKRIFEKHKRLRTVLLLLVLSAAAMVIGNGVLTPAISVLSSMSGLQATEKISTDGELLLLACVILVGLFAFQHSGTHRVAFMFAPIVIIWLISILFIGFYNIIHWNPKIIYAISPLYIIKFFRVTGQDGWISLGGVFLSVTGTEAMFSNLGHFTSVSIRLAFAFLVYPCLVVQYMGQAAFLSKNLGSIPNSFYSSVPDPVFWPVFVIATLAAIVGSQAVITATFSIIKQCHALGCFPRVKVVHTSKHGHMYIPEINWILMILTLAITIGFRDTTLIGNAYGLACMMVMFITTFLMALVIVVVWGKSCFLAALFLGTLWIIEGAYLSAALMKLPQGGWVSLVLAFIFMTAMYVWHYGSRRKYSFDLHNKVSLKWLLGLGPSLGIVRVPGIGLVYSELATGVPAIFSHFVTNIPAFHKVVVFVCVKSVPVPHVLPEERFLVGRVCPKPYRMYRCIVRYGYKDIQREDGDFENQLIQSIAEFIQMEAGDLQSSASESQSYDGRMAVLSSHKTILSNSILTVSEVEEYDETGRQSSKSMTLQSLRSVYEEEYQQGGQVRRRRVRFGLTQQASRGMEGSVREELMDLIGAKEAGVAYVMGHSYVKARKSSSWLKKQTIDIGYSFLRKNCRGPAVAFNIPHISLIEVGLVYYV; encoded by the exons ATGGAGTATTATTCTGGAGTCTCTCCGCCTAGGAATCCTTCTCAG CTTTCGTGGGCGGGGAATTTGATTTTGGCCTACCAGAGCTTTGGTGTTGTCTACGGTGACCTCTGTACATCTCCTCTCTATGTGTTTCCTAACACATTTATCGGCAAGTTGCATAAGCAGCATCACGACGAGGAAGCCGTATTCGGTGTCTTCTCTTTGATTTTCTGGACCCTCACGCTGATTCCCCTTCTCAAGTACCTTCTTGTATTACTCAATGCCCATGACAATGGACAAG GCGGAACATTTGCTCTCTATTCGCTGCTTTGTAGGCATGCTAAGCTTAGCTTACTTCCCAACCAGCAAGCTGCTGACGAAGAGCTCTCATCTTACAAGTCTGATCCCTCCACTGATACTGCAACTTCCTCTCActttaaaagaatatttgagAAGCACAAAAGGCTGAGGACTGTGTTGCTGCTTCTTGTACTTTCTGCTGCTGCTATGGTCATAGGAAACGGGGTTTTGACTCCAGCAATATCTG TTCTGTCTTCCATGTCAGGTTTGCAAGCTACAGAGAAGATATCAACTGACG GCGAACTTCTGCTTCTTGCCTGTGTCATACTAGTTGGATTGTTTGCTTTCCAACACTCTGGTACTCACAGGGTGGCTTTTATGTTTGCACCAATTGTGATCATCTGGCTTATTTCAATCCTCTTCATCGGTTTTTACAACATCATACACTGGAATCCGAAGATAATCTATGCAATTTCCCCGCTTTATATCATCAAATTTTTCAGAGTGACTGGTCAAGATGGCTGGATTTCTCTTGGAGGGGTTTTTCTTTCTGTAACAG GTACTGAAGCTATGTTTTCAAATCTTGGCCATTTCACGTCGGTCTCAATCAGA CTTGCTTTCGCCTTTCTTGTGTACCCATGTCTGGTTGTACAATACATGGGCCAGGCAGCTTTCTTATCAAAGAACCTCGGGTCTATTCCCAACAGTTTTTACAGTTCAGTCCCAG ATCCTGTTTTCTGGCCTGTATTTGTTATTGCTACACTTGCAGCCATCGTTGGCAGTCAGGCTGTGATAACCGCCACATTTTCAATAATCAAACAATGCCATGCTCTTGGATGCTTCCCACGAGTCAAAGTAGTCCATACTTCAaaacatggacatatgtataTCCCGGAGATCAACTGGATCCTGATGATCCTGACTCTTGCAATAACTATAGGTTTCCGGGACAcaactttgattggaaatgcctACG GACTCGCCTGCATGATGGTAATGTTCATCACAACGTTTCTCATGGCTCTTGTCATAGTCGTGGTGTGGGGGAAGAGTTGTTTTCTGGCGGCGTTGTTCCTAGGAACGCTATGGATAATCGAAGGTGCCTATCTCTCAGCGGCGCTCATGAAACTTCCACAGGGTGGTTGGGTATCTTTGGTGCTCGCTTTCATATTTATGACCGCTATGTATGTGTGGCACTATGGTAGTCGCAGGAAATACAGCTTTGATCTTCATAACAAAGTTTCACTGAAGTGGTTGCTGGGACTAGGACCTAGTCTTGGTATCGTCCGTGTGCCCGGAATAGGACTTGTATACTCAGAACTTGCAACTGGAGTTCCTGCAATTTTCTCACACTTTGTCACCAACATCCCGGCATTCCATAAAGTTGTGGTGTTTGTTTGTGTGAAATCAGTGCCAGTGCCGCATGTACTTCCTGAAGAACGCTTCCTCGTTGGCCGTGTTTGCCCAAAGCCTTATCGTATGTACAGGTGCATAGTGAGGTATGGGTACAAAGACATTCAACGGGAGGACGGGGACTTTGAGAATCAGTTGATACAGAGCATAGCGGAGTTCATCCAAATGGAAGCAGGGGACCTCCAATCCTCGGCTTCCGAGTCCCAGTCATATGATGGGAGAATGGCCGTGTTAAGTAGCCACAAGACTATTCTCTCAAACTCTATCCTGACGGTTTCAGAGGTAGAGGAGTATGATGAGACGGGGAGACAAAGCAGTAAATCTATGACCTTGCAGAGTTTGCGATCAGTGTACGAGGAAGAGTATCAGCAGGGGGGGCAAGTGAGGAGAAGGCGTGTGAGGTTCGGGTTAACACAACAAGCAAGTCGTGGGATGGAGGGGTCGGTGAGGGAAGAGCTAATGGATCTGATAGGGGCGAAAGAGGCAGGGGTTGCATATGTAATGGGTCATTCGTATGTGAAAGCAAGGAAATCATCGTCGTGGTTGAAGAAGCAGACAATTGATATAGGATACTCGTTTCTGAGGAAGAACTGCAGAGGGCCAGCGGTAGCTTTCAACATACCTCACATCAGCCTCATTGAAGTTGGCCTGGTTTACTATGTTTGA
- the LOC103849865 gene encoding ATP-dependent DNA helicase At3g02060, chloroplastic — protein MTSLLLPNPDSITTTPLVSNLRSFRRFFSLRRSSLPRNSSSSSLPLVALCSLSATAAKPTTATRWREKHELAESDSISILNERIRRDLGKRETARPAMDSKEAEKYIQMVKEQQERGLQKLKGVRPGSDGGFSYKVDPYTLLSGDYVVHKKVGIGRFVGIKLDVPKDSSEPLEYVFIEYADGMAKLPLKQASRLLYRYNLPNESKRPRTLSRLSDTSVWERRKTKGKVAIQKMVVDLMELYLHRLRQKRFPYPKNPVMADFAAQFPYNATPDQKQAFLDVDKDLTERETPMDRLICGDVGFGKTEVALRAIFCVVSAGKQAMVLAPTIVLAKQHYDVISQRFSLYPQIKVGLLSRFQTKAEKETYLEMIKHGHLNIIVGTHSLLGSRVVYSNLGLLVVDEEQRFGVKQKEKIASFKTSVDVLTLSATPIPRTLYLALTGFRDASLISTPPPERIPIKTHLSSFRKEKVIKAIKNELNRGGQVFYVLPRIKGLEEVMDFLEEAFPDIDIAMAHGKQYSKQLEETMERFAQGKIKILICTNIVESGLDIQNANTIIIQDVQQFGLAQLYQLRGRVGRADKEAHAYLFYPDKSLLSDQALERLSALEECRELGQGFQLAEKDMGIRGFGTIFGEQQTGDVGNVGIDLFFEMLFESLSKVEELRIFSVPYNLVKIDININPRLPSEYVNYLENPMEIINEAEKAAEKDMWSLMQFTENLRRQYGKEPYSMEIILKKLYVRRMAADLGVNRIYASGKMVVMKTNMSKKVFKLITDSMTCDVYRSSLIYEGDQIMAELLLELPREQLLNWMFQCLSELHASLPALIKY, from the exons ATGACATCCTTGCTCCTCCCAAATCCCGACTCGATTACCACCACACCCCTCGTTTCCAACCTACGCTCCTTCCGGAGGTTCTTCTCTCTCAGACGCTCCTCCTTGCCCCGaaactcatcatcatcatctcttcCACTAGTCGCTCTTTGCTCTCTCTCCGCAACTGCCGCAAAACCTACTACAGCGACCAGGTGGAGAGAGAAGCATGAGTTAGCTGAAAGCGATTCAATCTCCATCCTCAACGAGAGGATTCGGCGCGACCTCGGAAAGAGAGAGACTGCTAGGCCGGCCATGGACTCTAAGGAGGCCGAAAAGTACATTCAGATGGTGAAGGAACAACAAGAGAGGGGTCTTCAGAAGCTCAAAGGAGTTAGGCCAGGCTCAGACGGTGGTTTCAGCTACAAGGTTGACCCTTACACTCTCCTTTCCGGTGATTATGTGGTGCACAAGAAGGTTGGCATTGGCCGTTTTGTCGGAATTAAGTTGGATGTCCCCAAGGATTCTTCTGAGCCCCTCGAATATGTCTTCATTGAGTATGCTGATGGCATGGCCAAGCTTCCCCTCAAGCAGGCCTCCCGTCTCCTCTACCGATACAACCT TCCTAATGAGTCCAAACGGCCTCGGACTTTAAGTCGGCTGAGCGACACTAGTGTTTGGGAGAGAAGAAAGACCAAAGGAAAAGTCGCTATTCAGAAAATGGTTGTTGACTTGATGGAGCTCTATCTTCATAGGCTTAGACAGAAGAGATTTCCTTATCCCAAAAACCCCGTCATGGCTGATTTCGCTGCTCAATTTCCTTATAACGCTACACCCGACCAGAAGCAG GCTTTCCTTGATGTTGACAAGGATTTGACTGAGAGGGAAACGCCTATGGACCGATTGATATGTGGAGACGTTGGATTTGGTAAAACTGAGGTTGCTCTACGTGCCATCTTTTGTGTGGTCTCCGCTGGCAAACAAGCTATGGTTTTGGCACCCACTATTGTTTTGGCCAAGCAACATTACGATGTCATCTCTCAGCGGTTTTCCTTGTATCCCCAAATCAAAGTCGGTCTTTTAAGTCGGTTTCAG ACCAAAGCAGAGAAGGAGACGTATTTGGAAATGATAAAACACGGTCATCTCAATATCATTGTAGGTACTCACTCCCTTCTCGGAAGCCGTGTTGTGTACAGCAATCTAGGCCTTCTTGTCGTCGATGAGGAACAG AGATTTGGGGTCAAGCAGAAAGAAAAGATTGCATCTTTCAAAACGTCAGTGGATGTGCTTACCCTCTCCGCAACACCTATACCAAGGACGTTATACTTAGCTTTGACTGGATTCCGGGATGCCAG TTTAATCTCCACACCTCCACCGGAGAGGATTCCAATAAAAACCCATCTTTCATCGTTCCGTAAGGAAAAGGTTATCAAAGCAATAAAAAATGAACTGAATCGTGGTGGCCAAGTTTTCTATGTCTTGCCTCGAATTAAAG GACTAGAGGAAGTGATGGATTTTCTTGAAGAAGCATTTCCAGATATCGACATTGCTATGGCACATGGGAAG CAATACTCAAAACAACTAGAGGAAACCATGGAGAGATTTGCGCAAGGAAAGATCAAAATCCTCATATGCACTAATATTGTTGAAAGCGGACTTGATATTCAAAATGCAAATACCATAATCATCCAGGATGTTCAACAATTTGGGCTCGCTCAGTTGTACCAG TTGCGTGGAAGGGTTGGCCGGGCTGATAAAGAAGCTCATGCCTACCTGTTTTATCCTGATAAATCACTGCTCTCTGATCAAGCACTG GAAAGGCTTAGTGCTCTTGAAGAGTGTCGCGAGCTTGGACAAGGTTTCCAACTTGCGGAGAAAGACATGGGTATAAGAGGTTTTGGGACAATTTTTGGTGAACAGCAGACAGGAGATGTTGGAAATGTCGGCATCGATCTCTTCTTTGAAATGCTTTTTGAGAGTCTATCCAAG GTGGAGGAACTCCGTATTTTTTCGGTTCCATACAATCTGGTGAAG ATTGACATAAATATAAATCCTCGGCTGCCGTCCGAGTATGTAAATTACCTGGAAAATCCGATGGAGATCATCAATGAAGCTGAAAAAGCAGCTGAGAAAGATATGTGGAGTCTCATGCAATTCACAGAGAACTTACGTCGCCAATATGGGAAAGAACCTTACTCCATGGAGATCATTTTGAAGAAGCTGTATGTGAGACGAATGGCGGCTGATCTTGGAGTAAACAGAATTTATGCATCAGGGAAGATGGTTGTGATGAAAACAAATATGAGTAAGAAGGTGTTCAAGCTGATCACAGATTCCATGACTTGTGACGTTTACCGAAGCTCCTTGATATATGAAGGAGATCAAATAATG GCGGAACTTTTGCTGGAGCTACCAAGAGAACAGTTACTGAACTGGATGTTCCAGTGCTTGTCAGAACTGCATGCATCACTCCCTGCTCTTATCAAATACTAG
- the LOC103849861 gene encoding UPF0496 protein At3g19330, with translation MPHCLSFNQASPGDDPLPHPSSSLDSLPSNNASNPSPTFNLSRELAHAFQTPSYHDIRSLVHVVDPPAHLPIQPDINDRTELLLSQVLQPNNECVQEALSHAKPTTLTHLISTYFQHSESATRLCLNLYQSVHTARHLYTPLFDLFHIFPVDSHAIDESLCNLAFDVFLKLDTFENPFSSPESHSFRDTQLCFSQLKHKLDTRLRKSRSRVRLIHHATAGPLCSPYLPHSFKKKELTNISQLNAAAKGTFVLNKDLDTIDRLVSRLHTGIEYDKLFIRLGLERGRDVYSVQEILKQLHKTHLNLTHQLKDLEDHICLWFTNVNKARSLLLQEIHLSRI, from the exons ATGCCGCACTGCCTTTCCTTCAACCAAGCCTCTCCCGGCGACGACCCTCTTCCTCATCCATCATCATCTCTAG ACAGCCTGCCCTCAAACAATGCATCCAATCCGTCGCCTACCTTTAATCTCAGCCGCGAGCTGGCTCACGCTTTTCAGACCCCATCCTACCACGACATACGTTCACTGGTTCACGTGGTTGACCCCCCTGCTCATCTTCCCATCCAACCCGACATCAATGATCGGACCGAGCTGCTTCTCTCTCAAGTTCTTCAACCAAACAATGAATGCGTCCAAGAAGCTCTTAGCCACGCCAAGCCTACTACACTCACCCATCTCATCTCCACTTACTTTCAACACAGCGAAAGTGCCACGCGCCTTTGCTTGAATCTTTACCAAAGCGTACACACCGCTCGCCACCTCTACACACCCCTCTTTGACCTCTTCCACATCTTCCCCGTTGATTCCCACGCCATTGACGAGTCCCTCTGTAACTTGGCATTCGACGTCTTCCTCAAGCTCGACACTTTTGAAAACCCTTTCTCGTCTCCTGAATCTCACAGCTTCCGAGACACTCAACTATGCTTCTCCCAGCTGAAGCACAAGCTGGACACCCGTCTCCGTAAGTCTAGGTCACGGGTCCGCCTCATCCACCATGCCACAGCTG GTCCCCTGTGCAGTCCTTACCTCCCTCACAGTTTCAAGAAGAAGGAGTTGACTAACATTTCTCAGCTCAATGCTGCTGCCAAGGGTACTTTTGTGCTCAACAAAGATCTCGACACCATTGACCGTCTTGTCTCCCGCCTCCACACGGGGATTGAATACGACAAGCTTTTCATTCGACTTGGATTGGAGAGGGGGAGGGACGTTTATTCAGTTCAGGAGATTTTGAAACAGCTTCACAAGACCCACCTTAACCTCACTCATCAACTCAAGGATCTTGAGGATCATATATGCCTTTGGTTCACCAACGTTAACAAAGCTAGATCGTTGCTCCTTCAAGAAATCCATCTTTCCCGAATATAA
- the LOC103849862 gene encoding glycerophosphodiester phosphodiesterase GDPD1, chloroplastic, translating to MSLKAIHVTEVPSLDNFHENPSLCASRFSPGGLSSFKIPKFLVVGHRGHGMNMLQSPDPRFSALKENSILSFSAASKLPLDFIEFDVQVTRDGYPVIFHDDFIYSEDNGVVYEKRVTEVSLSEFMSYGPQKETAKSGKPLLRKSKEGKILKWCVQRDDSLCTLQEAFEKVEPKLGFNIELKLDDNLVYSSDHLSRLLLPILQVVCDYGKDRPIIFSSFHPDAALLARKLQSIYPVFFLTNGGTEMYYDVRRNSLEEAIKVCVEGGLQGIVSEVKGVFRNPAAVNRIKESKLSLMTYGKLNNVVEAVYMQHLMGIEGVIVDHVEEMTEAVREMMKPSNRDAHDTKPKPNFSERELSFLLKLIPELIQH from the exons atgtctCTGAAAGCAATTCATGTAACGGAAGTGCCTAGCCTCGACAACTTCCATGAGAATCCCTCCCTCTGCGCTTCTCGTTTCTCGCCTGGTGGTCTAAGCTCTTTCAAGATCCCAAAGTTTCTGGTTGTGGGACATAGAGGTCACGGCATGAACATGTTGCAGTCGCCTGATCCAAGGTTCTCTGCCCTCAAGGAAAACTCCATCCTCTCCTTCAGTGCTGCTTCAAAACTCCCTCTCGACTTTATCGAATTCGATGTTCag GTCACCAGAGATGGCTACCCAGTCATTTTCCACGACGACTTCATCTACTCGGAAGATAAC GGAGTGGTCTACGAGAAGAGGGTCACGGAGGTTAGCTTGTCCGAGTTCATGTCCTACGGTCCACAGAAAGAAACAGCAAAGAGCGGTAAGCCATTGCTGAGGAAGTCAAAGGAAGGGAAGATCCTCAAGTGGTGCGTCCAACGAGACGACTCTCTCTGTACTCTCCAGGAGGCTTTTGAGAAAGTTGAGCCCAAGCTGGGTTTCAACATCGAGCTCAAGCTTGACGACAACCTTGTCTATTCCTCCGACCACCTCTCCCGTCTTCTCCTCCCGATCTTGCAG GTGGTGTGTGATTATGGAAAAGACAGACCCATCATCTTCTCCAGCTTTCACCCTGATGCTGCCCTCCTCGCCAGGAAGTTGCAGAGCATCTACCCT gtatTCTTCTTGACAAACGGAGGAACAGAGATGTACTACGACGTGAGAAGGAACTCACTGGAGGAAGCAATCAAAGTATGTGTAGAGGGAGGCCTCCAAGGGATTGTCTCGGAGGTTAAGGGTGTTTTCAGGAACCCAGCTGCCGTCAACAGGATAAAAGAATCCAAACTCTCTCTGATGACATACGGGAAGCTCAACAACGTCGTCGAGGCTGTGTATATGCAGCATTTGATGGGAATAGAAGGAGTCATAGTGGATCATGTGGAAGAGATGACAGAGGCTGTGAGGGAGATGATGAAGCCATCCAATAGAGATGCTCATGATACTAAGCCAAAGCCAAACTTCTCTGAGAGAGAGCTCTCCTTTCTTCTCAAGCTCATTCCTGAGTTGATTCAACACTGA